A part of Corynebacterium mustelae genomic DNA contains:
- a CDS encoding DUF3039 domain-containing protein has protein sequence MTTSTKTIERPDIREDIGTDDDTPKFFHYVKKNQIVESAVSGRMVVALCGETFPVTKQAKPGSPVCPDCERVYRSLRK, from the coding sequence GTGACTACGAGTACCAAAACCATCGAACGCCCAGACATTCGCGAAGACATTGGCACAGATGATGATACGCCGAAGTTTTTCCACTACGTTAAGAAAAACCAAATTGTGGAATCGGCGGTATCGGGACGGATGGTCGTAGCCTTATGCGGTGAAACTTTCCCAGTTACCAAACAAGCAAAACCGGGATCTCCTGTGTGTCCAGATTGCGAGCGAGTGTACAGGAGCCTGCGGAAATAG
- a CDS encoding DUF3099 domain-containing protein: MAKEEAQAQRGLFDDTPGASSAGSSASDAFDVIDIEPNDLHESASSSHYSRRYRMARGIKRFRRSNVALVTTASYSPTQNRKKREKQYMWIQGVRLPFLILSMVTYVWMENIWISALLFLISVPLPWIAVVIANGIGEPRDPRAPAVYKPALARQHAETLDGTNTTSIKNTSPVAELPGKKRNN, from the coding sequence ATGGCGAAGGAAGAAGCACAAGCTCAACGCGGGCTATTCGACGACACGCCGGGGGCGTCGTCCGCTGGCTCGTCCGCCAGTGATGCTTTTGATGTAATCGACATTGAGCCCAATGATTTGCACGAATCAGCTAGTTCATCACATTATTCCCGCAGGTACCGTATGGCGCGTGGAATTAAACGCTTCCGTCGTTCCAACGTGGCACTGGTTACCACCGCCTCATATTCTCCTACCCAGAATCGAAAAAAGCGTGAGAAACAGTACATGTGGATTCAAGGGGTACGATTGCCTTTTCTCATTTTGTCCATGGTGACCTATGTGTGGATGGAGAATATTTGGATTTCGGCCTTACTTTTCCTTATTTCGGTTCCGCTCCCATGGATCGCAGTGGTAATAGCCAATGGAATCGGTGAACCACGGGATCCGAGAGCACCAGCAGTGTATAAGCCGGCGCTAGCAAGGCAGCACGCTGAAACTCTAGACGGCACCAACACAACATCAATCAAAAACACCAGCCCTGTAGCCGAATTGCCGGGTAAAAAGCGCAACAACTAA